A genomic stretch from Flavobacterium humidisoli includes:
- a CDS encoding helix-turn-helix domain-containing protein yields the protein MSSQEVIKIEDDFTLIRFQNDGPEPFYAQHGIIGTGLIQFHFGIKGNAKFLFNQGNYALELKEEKSLLLYNPQKELPLNLELAPNSWAISVIVSIKKFHALFSAEADYITFLSPDNKDKKYYNEGNISPSMAIVLSQLFHYNLHPSIKNLYYKGKGYELLSLYFNRTEDPNAEQCPFLIDEDNVLKIRRAKEIIIANMAEPPGLQELADEIGLNLKKLKMGFKQIYGDTVYGFLFDYKMDFARKLLDSGSYNVNEVGLKIGYSTGSHFIAAFKKKFATTPKKYLMSINANV from the coding sequence ATGAGTTCTCAAGAAGTTATAAAAATTGAAGACGACTTTACGCTGATTCGTTTTCAAAATGATGGACCAGAACCTTTTTATGCACAGCATGGAATAATAGGTACTGGCCTGATACAGTTTCACTTCGGGATAAAGGGCAACGCCAAATTTTTGTTCAACCAAGGCAATTATGCTTTAGAATTGAAAGAAGAAAAATCGCTGCTTTTATATAATCCGCAGAAAGAATTACCGCTTAATTTAGAATTGGCGCCAAATTCTTGGGCAATTTCTGTAATTGTGTCCATCAAAAAATTTCACGCGTTATTTTCTGCCGAAGCTGATTATATCACTTTTCTAAGTCCTGATAATAAGGATAAAAAGTATTATAACGAAGGAAATATAAGTCCGTCAATGGCAATTGTCTTGAGTCAGTTGTTTCATTACAATCTTCATCCATCGATAAAAAATCTTTATTATAAAGGAAAAGGATACGAATTGTTGAGTTTGTATTTTAACAGAACCGAAGATCCAAACGCAGAACAATGTCCGTTTCTAATTGATGAAGATAACGTTTTGAAAATTCGAAGAGCCAAAGAAATTATCATCGCCAATATGGCCGAACCGCCAGGATTGCAAGAATTGGCAGATGAAATTGGTTTGAATTTGAAGAAACTCAAAATGGGTTTCAAGCAAATTTACGGCGATACGGTTTACGGTTTCCTTTTCGATTACAAAATGGATTTCGCTCGAAAACTTTTAGATAGCGGTTCTTATAATGTAAACGAAGTTGGGCTGAAAATAGGCTACAGCACGGGAAGTCACTTTATAGCGGCTTTCAAGAAAAAGTTTGCCACGACTCCCAAAAAATATTTGATGTCGATTAATGCGAATGTGTAA
- the hemA gene encoding glutamyl-tRNA reductase: protein MENNNAPKHLYFYSVGLSYKKADAEVRGQFSLDAVAKTRLLEQAKNDGIESLIVTSTCNRTEIYGFAEHPFQLIKLICDNSNGSVDAFQKVGFVYKNQEAINHIFRVGTGLDSQILGDFEIISQIKTSFTHSKSMGLANAFMERLVNAVIQASKRIKTETEISSGATSVSFASVQYILKNVEDISNKNILLFGTGKIGRNTCENLVKHTKNEHITLINRTKDKAEKLAGKLNLIVKDYSELHLELQKADVVVVATGAQNPTVDKAILNLKKPMLILDLSIPKNVNENVEELEGVTLIHMDYLSQLTDETLENRKLHIPAAEAIIEEIKEEFVIWMKGRKFAPTINALKEKLNAIKASELDFQSKKIADFNEEQAEIISNRIIQKITTHFANHLKDDDTMVDESIEWIEKVFKIKAS from the coding sequence ATGGAAAACAATAACGCACCGAAACATCTTTATTTTTACTCAGTTGGTCTGAGTTATAAAAAAGCTGATGCTGAGGTCAGAGGTCAATTTAGTTTGGATGCAGTGGCGAAAACACGTTTGCTGGAACAAGCTAAAAACGATGGAATAGAAAGTTTAATTGTGACTTCAACCTGCAACAGAACCGAGATCTACGGTTTTGCAGAACACCCATTTCAATTAATCAAATTGATCTGCGACAACAGCAACGGTTCTGTTGATGCTTTTCAAAAGGTTGGTTTCGTTTACAAAAATCAGGAAGCAATTAATCATATCTTTCGCGTAGGAACTGGTTTAGATAGTCAGATTCTAGGTGATTTCGAAATTATATCTCAAATAAAAACCAGTTTTACACATTCAAAATCGATGGGATTGGCCAATGCTTTTATGGAAAGATTGGTGAATGCGGTCATTCAGGCAAGTAAAAGAATTAAAACAGAAACAGAAATCAGTTCTGGTGCTACTTCGGTTTCTTTTGCTTCAGTGCAGTACATTTTGAAGAATGTAGAAGACATAAGCAACAAAAACATTTTACTTTTCGGAACTGGAAAAATCGGGAGAAATACTTGCGAGAATTTAGTAAAACACACTAAAAACGAGCATATTACTTTAATCAACCGAACTAAAGATAAAGCTGAGAAACTAGCTGGAAAATTAAATCTGATTGTTAAAGATTATTCTGAATTACATTTAGAACTTCAAAAAGCTGATGTTGTGGTTGTAGCAACAGGCGCACAAAATCCAACGGTTGACAAAGCGATTCTGAATCTTAAAAAGCCAATGTTGATTCTGGATCTGTCTATTCCTAAAAACGTAAATGAAAACGTAGAGGAATTAGAAGGTGTAACTTTAATTCACATGGATTATTTGTCTCAATTGACAGATGAAACTTTGGAAAACAGAAAATTACACATTCCGGCAGCTGAAGCAATCATTGAAGAAATCAAAGAAGAATTTGTGATTTGGATGAAAGGAAGAAAGTTCGCTCCAACCATTAATGCTTTAAAAGAAAAACTAAACGCTATTAAAGCTTCGGAGCTAGATTTTCAAAGCAAAAAAATTGCCGATTTCAACGAAGAACAAGCAGAAATCATCAGTAACAGAATCATTCAAAAAATCACTACACATTTCGCAAATCATTTAAAAGATGACGATACTATGGTCGATGAGAGCATCGAATGGATCGAGAAAGTCTTCAAAATAAAAGCATCTTAA
- the hemC gene encoding hydroxymethylbilane synthase, with the protein MAEKTIRIGTRDSELALWQAHTVEKKLNDLGYKTSIVAVKSQGDIILDKPLYELGITGIFTKTLDIAMINGDVDIAVHSMKDVPTALPKGIVQGAVLPRANVLDILVHKGNPDFTNPSTIATGSLRRQAQWFNKYPNHTVVDLRGNVNTRMQKLQDNNWDGAVFAAAGLERINLKPENYINLDWMIPAPAQGAMLVVGMENDNYTLDALSQLNDIETEICTYIERQFLRTLEGGCTAPIGALVTYNEDEDTLHFQGVLLSIDGKQKLEINKTVDISEWKKLGFNSAQEILNNGGTELMKQIKESLKK; encoded by the coding sequence ATGGCTGAAAAAACAATCAGAATTGGAACTCGTGACAGCGAATTAGCACTTTGGCAGGCACATACTGTCGAAAAGAAATTAAACGATTTGGGTTATAAAACCTCAATTGTTGCTGTAAAATCTCAAGGCGATATTATTCTGGATAAACCGCTTTATGAATTAGGAATTACAGGAATTTTTACAAAAACCTTAGACATTGCTATGATCAATGGCGATGTTGATATTGCTGTACATTCTATGAAAGATGTTCCAACGGCTTTACCAAAAGGTATCGTTCAAGGTGCTGTTTTACCAAGAGCCAATGTTCTGGATATTTTAGTTCATAAAGGAAATCCTGATTTTACAAATCCAAGTACCATTGCAACCGGAAGTTTGCGCCGCCAGGCACAATGGTTCAACAAATACCCCAATCATACTGTGGTTGATTTACGTGGAAACGTAAATACACGTATGCAAAAACTTCAGGACAATAATTGGGATGGTGCTGTTTTTGCAGCTGCAGGTTTAGAGCGCATCAACTTAAAACCTGAAAATTACATCAACTTAGATTGGATGATTCCTGCTCCGGCACAAGGCGCAATGCTTGTCGTGGGAATGGAAAATGACAATTATACATTAGATGCGCTTTCTCAGTTAAATGATATCGAAACCGAAATCTGTACGTATATCGAGCGTCAGTTTTTGAGAACGCTTGAAGGCGGATGTACTGCCCCAATTGGAGCTTTAGTTACATATAATGAAGACGAAGATACTTTACATTTTCAAGGTGTTTTACTTTCCATTGACGGAAAACAAAAACTGGAAATCAACAAAACGGTTGATATTTCAGAATGGAAAAAATTAGGTTTCAACTCTGCTCAGGAGATTTTGAATAATGGAGGAACAGAATTAATGAAACAGATTAAAGAATCGCTGAAAAAATAA
- a CDS encoding uroporphyrinogen-III synthase produces MANPIQILSTKILSPLHKQELMKYGVELIEADFIKTENKPFELKDLNQSLIFTSQNAVHSVLSHPDSELLKKKNVYCVGLKTKTLLSDNGFNVVAYTGYASDLAEIITLIYANESYTFFSGNLRRDTLPEAFKENGIKFNEIQVYETTLQPQKIKANPEAILFFSPSGVKSYLKHNTINKQICFCIGDTTAEALSKITKNIIVADQPTIEDVIEDVIHEYK; encoded by the coding sequence ATGGCAAATCCAATTCAGATACTATCCACTAAAATATTATCTCCTCTTCATAAACAAGAGCTGATGAAATATGGCGTCGAATTAATCGAAGCCGATTTCATTAAAACCGAAAATAAACCTTTCGAATTAAAAGACCTCAACCAAAGTCTGATTTTCACGAGTCAGAATGCTGTTCATAGCGTTTTATCTCATCCCGATTCAGAGCTGTTAAAGAAAAAAAATGTGTATTGTGTCGGCCTTAAAACCAAAACGCTTTTAAGCGATAATGGCTTTAATGTAGTAGCTTACACAGGTTACGCATCAGATTTAGCCGAAATTATCACTTTGATTTACGCGAATGAGAGCTACACTTTTTTTAGCGGAAATCTTAGACGAGACACTTTGCCAGAAGCTTTTAAAGAAAACGGAATTAAATTCAATGAAATTCAGGTTTACGAAACTACGCTTCAACCTCAGAAAATAAAGGCAAATCCTGAAGCGATTTTGTTTTTTAGTCCATCTGGAGTTAAAAGTTATCTGAAACATAATACCATCAATAAACAAATCTGTTTCTGCATTGGCGATACAACGGCAGAAGCTTTATCAAAAATAACAAAGAATATCATCGTTGCAGATCAGCCCACAATTGAAGATGTGATCGAAGATGTGATTCACGAATATAAATAA
- the hemE gene encoding uroporphyrinogen decarboxylase — MLKNDLFLKALKGETVQRPPVWMMRQAGRYLPEFRELRDKYDFFTRCETPELAAEITVQPIRRIAPDAAILFSDILVVPRAMGIHVELKDNLGPIIPNPIRSLADVHKVYVPDVNETLGYVFDAVKLTKEMLNDEVPLIGFAGSPWTIFCYAVEGKGSKSFDTAKGFCFSNPAAAHTLLQKITDTTILYLKEKVKSGVNAVQIFDSWGGMLSPVDYQEFSWKYINQIVDALADITPVIVFGKGCWFALGEMGKSKASALGVDWTCSARNARYLSGGNITLQGNFDPSRLLSPIPTIKKMVHEMIDEFGKDKYIVNLGHGILPNIPVDHAKAFIDAVKEYGQ, encoded by the coding sequence ATGTTAAAAAACGACCTATTTTTAAAAGCATTAAAAGGAGAAACAGTTCAGCGCCCACCGGTATGGATGATGCGTCAGGCAGGAAGATATTTACCTGAATTTAGAGAGCTTCGTGATAAATATGATTTTTTCACACGTTGCGAAACTCCAGAATTAGCGGCTGAAATTACGGTGCAGCCAATTCGCAGAATTGCTCCAGATGCTGCCATTTTATTTTCGGATATTTTAGTAGTACCGCGCGCAATGGGAATTCATGTTGAACTGAAAGATAATTTGGGACCAATAATTCCAAATCCGATTCGTTCTTTGGCAGATGTTCACAAAGTGTATGTTCCAGATGTAAATGAAACTTTAGGCTACGTTTTTGACGCTGTGAAATTGACTAAGGAAATGTTGAACGACGAAGTGCCTTTAATTGGTTTCGCTGGTTCACCTTGGACCATTTTCTGCTATGCTGTTGAAGGAAAAGGTTCTAAAAGTTTTGATACTGCAAAAGGATTTTGTTTTTCAAATCCAGCTGCAGCACATACTTTACTACAAAAAATTACCGATACGACTATTTTATATTTAAAAGAAAAAGTAAAATCGGGAGTAAATGCCGTTCAGATTTTTGATTCTTGGGGAGGAATGCTTTCTCCTGTTGATTATCAGGAATTTTCATGGAAATACATCAACCAGATCGTTGATGCTTTAGCTGATATTACGCCAGTTATTGTTTTCGGAAAAGGATGTTGGTTTGCTCTTGGCGAAATGGGTAAAAGTAAAGCTTCTGCATTAGGAGTTGACTGGACTTGTTCGGCTAGAAATGCTCGTTATTTGTCTGGAGGAAATATTACTTTACAAGGAAACTTTGATCCATCAAGATTGCTTTCTCCAATTCCAACTATCAAGAAAATGGTTCATGAAATGATCGATGAGTTCGGAAAAGATAAATATATCGTAAATTTAGGTCACGGAATTTTACCAAATATCCCTGTAGATCACGCAAAAGCGTTTATTGACGCAGTGAAGGAATACGGGCAATAA
- the hemF gene encoding oxygen-dependent coproporphyrinogen oxidase has protein sequence MKDKFYAYIQQLQDQICAGLEAVDGAAKFREDLWKRPEGGGGRTRVIENGNVFEKGGVNISAVHGKLPETMQKMFGVGEADFFACGLSLVIHPKSPMVPTVHANWRYFEMYDESGKVIEQWFGGGQDLTPYYLFEEDAIHFHQTCKTACDKHNSEFYPKYKKQCDSYFWNAHRNEARGLGGLFFDYCKANEQMSMENWYDFVTEVGNSFLEAYVPIVEKRKNLSYTPEQRTWQEIRRGRYVEFNLVHDKGTLFGLKTNGRIESILMSLPPHVQWVYDHHPEAGSEEEKLINILQNPIEWVS, from the coding sequence ATGAAAGATAAATTTTACGCATACATACAACAATTACAAGATCAAATCTGCGCTGGATTAGAAGCTGTTGACGGAGCTGCAAAATTCCGTGAAGATCTTTGGAAACGTCCTGAAGGCGGAGGCGGAAGAACGCGGGTTATTGAAAACGGAAATGTTTTCGAAAAAGGTGGTGTCAACATTTCAGCCGTTCATGGAAAACTTCCAGAAACGATGCAGAAAATGTTTGGTGTTGGCGAAGCCGATTTCTTTGCCTGCGGATTAAGCTTAGTAATTCACCCGAAAAGCCCTATGGTTCCTACCGTCCACGCCAATTGGCGATATTTTGAAATGTATGACGAGTCTGGAAAAGTTATCGAACAATGGTTTGGCGGCGGACAAGATTTAACGCCTTATTATTTGTTTGAAGAAGATGCCATTCACTTTCATCAAACGTGTAAAACAGCTTGCGATAAACATAATTCGGAATTTTATCCGAAATATAAAAAACAATGTGATTCTTATTTTTGGAATGCACATAGAAACGAAGCTCGCGGACTTGGCGGTTTGTTCTTTGATTATTGCAAAGCAAATGAGCAAATGTCAATGGAAAATTGGTACGATTTTGTAACCGAAGTCGGCAATAGTTTCCTTGAAGCTTATGTCCCAATTGTGGAAAAAAGAAAAAATCTTTCATACACTCCTGAACAAAGAACATGGCAGGAAATCCGTCGTGGTCGTTATGTTGAATTCAATTTGGTTCATGACAAAGGCACTTTATTCGGCTTAAAAACCAACGGTAGAATTGAAAGTATTTTGATGAGTTTGCCTCCGCATGTGCAGTGGGTTTACGATCATCATCCAGAAGCGGGAAGCGAGGAAGAGAAGTTGATAAATATATTGCAGAACCCTATTGAATGGGTTTCTTAG
- a CDS encoding DUF4421 family protein: protein MRLKLIYITFFVGFFGCFAQNDSLQNPYFKSYNDKITASVYYLDTSNSFQIASGQDSTTYLNLIPNRREQIGFTLNYKIIDITIGFAPKFLSQNKGDSHSKNFNFNTRFYYKKWMQSFTFINQKGFYISDDNITAQLPNMRTTKIGGSTAYIFNDKFSFKTLVSQNEWQTKSSGSFIPSFSFYYTNLDLNTPDSSPGDFYVFTLAPAYFYNFVISDRVLIGAGLALGGGLNIIDKETSALYQADFNLKLAYNNDRFFGFASLNTVGFAQDDKVDPRLNDNISTLKLSVGYRFDPPKKVKEVYDNVNKKIGL from the coding sequence ATGCGTTTAAAACTGATTTACATCACATTCTTTGTTGGCTTTTTTGGATGTTTCGCCCAAAACGATTCCCTGCAGAATCCGTATTTTAAATCTTATAATGATAAAATCACTGCCAGCGTTTATTATTTAGATACTTCAAATAGTTTCCAGATTGCTTCAGGCCAGGATTCGACAACGTATCTCAATCTAATTCCGAATCGGAGAGAACAGATAGGTTTTACCTTAAATTATAAAATCATTGATATTACAATTGGTTTCGCTCCCAAATTTCTAAGTCAGAACAAGGGCGATTCTCATTCTAAAAACTTTAATTTCAACACCCGTTTTTACTATAAAAAATGGATGCAGTCTTTCACTTTTATCAATCAAAAAGGATTTTACATTAGTGATGATAATATAACTGCACAGCTGCCAAACATGCGAACAACAAAAATAGGCGGATCGACAGCTTACATTTTTAATGATAAATTCTCTTTTAAAACTTTGGTAAGCCAAAACGAATGGCAAACCAAAAGCTCTGGAAGTTTTATCCCGTCATTTTCTTTTTATTATACCAATCTCGATTTAAATACTCCCGATTCGTCACCTGGGGATTTTTATGTGTTCACTTTGGCTCCCGCCTATTTTTACAATTTCGTAATCAGTGATCGAGTTTTAATTGGCGCGGGACTTGCTTTGGGTGGCGGGTTAAATATTATTGATAAAGAAACCTCAGCTTTATACCAAGCCGATTTCAATTTAAAACTGGCGTACAACAACGATCGTTTCTTTGGTTTTGCCAGTCTTAATACTGTAGGTTTTGCACAAGACGATAAAGTTGATCCAAGATTGAATGATAATATTTCTACGCTAAAACTTTCTGTCGGTTACCGATTTGATCCTCCAAAAAAAGTAAAAGAAGTCTACGACAATGTCAATAAAAAAATAGGTTTGTAA
- a CDS encoding fructose bisphosphate aldolase produces the protein MNSEQLHLMHSGKGFIAALDQSGGSTPKALSQYGVEESQYTNDEEMYTLVHEMRTRIIKSPAFDSQYILGAILFENTMDRKIDGQWTADYLWEKKRIIPFLKVDKGLADLANGVQLMKPISNLNELLDRAVERKIFGTKMRSVIKEANPKGIQEVVKQQFEVGLQIFKKELVPIIEPEVDIYSTDKEKSEQILKDEIQKQLHSLDKEVKVMLKLSIPTINNFYSDLMTDPHVVRVVALSGGYSREDANQKLAENHGLIASFSRALSEGLSAGQSDAEFNSQLGNSIKEIYEASIQ, from the coding sequence ATAAACAGCGAACAGTTACATCTCATGCATTCTGGAAAAGGATTTATTGCAGCATTAGATCAAAGTGGCGGCAGTACACCTAAGGCATTATCGCAATATGGCGTTGAAGAAAGTCAATATACAAATGATGAAGAAATGTACACTCTTGTACATGAAATGAGAACTAGAATTATCAAAAGTCCCGCTTTTGACAGCCAATATATTCTTGGTGCTATTTTGTTTGAAAACACAATGGATCGTAAAATTGACGGACAATGGACGGCAGATTATCTGTGGGAGAAAAAACGCATTATTCCATTTCTAAAAGTAGACAAAGGTCTTGCCGATCTTGCCAATGGCGTTCAGTTAATGAAACCGATTTCTAATTTAAACGAATTGCTTGATCGCGCTGTAGAGCGAAAGATTTTTGGAACCAAAATGCGTTCTGTTATAAAAGAAGCGAATCCAAAAGGAATTCAGGAAGTGGTGAAACAGCAATTTGAAGTTGGTCTGCAGATATTTAAGAAAGAACTTGTCCCGATAATTGAACCTGAAGTTGACATTTACAGTACCGATAAAGAAAAATCAGAACAGATTTTGAAAGATGAAATTCAAAAACAACTACATTCTTTAGACAAAGAGGTCAAAGTTATGCTGAAACTTTCTATTCCAACTATAAATAATTTTTACAGCGATTTAATGACTGATCCTCACGTGGTTCGTGTTGTAGCACTTTCAGGTGGTTATTCTCGAGAAGATGCCAATCAGAAACTAGCAGAAAATCATGGATTGATCGCGAGTTTTTCAAGAGCTTTATCAGAAGGGCTTAGCGCTGGGCAATCTGACGCTGAATTTAATTCGCAACTAGGAAATTCAATTAAAGAGATTTACGAAGCTTCCATTCAATAA